The DNA window ATCACCCGCCTGGACCTCGACCCTTCCCGCCAAGGTGGCCAGATAGGCCATATGGGTTACTTCCGCGCCTCGGCCGAACCGCTCTGGCAGGATGCACTGGAATGGCTCTCGGGCCTGCCGCCACGGCCAGCACAGGCCTGAGCGGCACAAATACCACATGCTCGACCGCCCAGGCCGCGCACCGACCAAAGTCGCAAAACATTGGCTGGCCTGTTCGCCATCCGCCGTCTATCGTAGACACGCCATGCGCTGGAACGATGGCAAGCCATACGGAGCATGGCCCTAGCCGCTGGTCATTCGACACGGCAGGACACCACCCCAAGACAAGGAACAGTCAATGAAGAAAGCCCTATCCATCGGGATCGTCGCTTCGGCAATGGTCATGTCGGCCTATACCCAGGCACAGCAACCCGCCACCCCGGAAGCATCCGCAACCAGCAATGCGACGGGCCTGCTTTACGTCAGGAAGAGCGCCCACAGCCCGGACGCCAAGGGCGACCTGCAGGCACTGGAGCTGGCGTTGAAAAAAATGCGCGCACTGGGCTGCGCTGACCCACGCAGTTGGTACTACCAGGGTGCCACCCACGCCATCCCGGCAACCATTCCGAACGGCGACAACCCGCTCTGCCCCTCCTATACAGAGATCAGCAAGCTTAAGTGGGGCTGGAACACCTGCACCCACCAGGACGGCTCCGAAATCCACTTCCTGGTCTGGCACCGGATCTACATCCAGCACTTCGAGTCGATCGTTCGCACACTCTCCGGCAAGGCCGACTTCGCCCTGCCCTACTGGGACTACACCAACCCGGCCAACCGCACGCTGCCCGCCGCCCTGCGTGACAGCGCGTCCAGCCTGTATGCCGAGGCACGCCTGCCCAGCCTGAACGAAGGCCGGAACATCAGCGCGGAGATGGACAAGGCCCTGGACACCACCACCCTGTTCCAGAACCGGGTCTTCGCGGCCTTCAACAGCCAGATAGATGCTGCCCCCCACGGCGCCATGCACGTCTATATCGGTGGCCAAACCGATCACCTGACCATGTGGAACCCGATCTACCGCACGCAAACCAGTGGCCTGATGGCGCTGGTGCCGTCCGCCGGCTTCGACCCGGTGTTCTGGCTCCACCACGCGAACATCGACTACCTGTGGCAGAAGTGGGAAAACTCCTCGAATGGCGTTCGTCCGACCCTGGACGAACTGCAAGCGGTGCCCTGGCCGTACCAGTTCTACAACGGCGACGGCAAACGCCACGAATACACCATCCCGGAAGCCTACAAGGCAGCCTTCAATCCCAACTACGTCTATGACCAGTTGCGTGGCGGCATCGCAGCCCTCGACAGCCAGAAACACACACGCCTGCTGCAACTCAACCAGCAGCGCAACGACAGCAAGCGCGTGCTGTGGAGCGAGAAGCCCGGGCAACTCGTGAAAGGCGGCAAGCTCGAACTGGCGCTGCCCCAGGCCACCAAGGCGCGTGCCTCCGTCCTCTCGGCCCAGGCCGCCTCGGCGCCACTCGTCCTGCAACTCACCGTTTCCTTCACCAAGGAGCCGGAGGACACCTACGAGGTCTACACCGTCGATGCCGGCGGCACACAGAAACTGGCCGGCCTGTTGACCTTCTTCGGTGCGGGTCACCATGCCGGGTTCGATTCAGGCTCCGGCCACAGCCATGCCCATGAAGGACAGAAGACCTTCCTGCTCGATGTGTCCGACGAACTGGAGCCCAAAGGCGACTACCGCATCCTGATCAAGAAACAGCGTGAGCCGGTGGACGAAATCACCGTCAAGGAAGTGAGCCTGCTGAGCTATTGAAAGCCCAGCCAGCGCACGCCCCCGCCTGCCGGATCAAGCCTGCAGACGGGG is part of the Pseudomonas sp. ABC1 genome and encodes:
- a CDS encoding tyrosinase family protein, coding for MKKALSIGIVASAMVMSAYTQAQQPATPEASATSNATGLLYVRKSAHSPDAKGDLQALELALKKMRALGCADPRSWYYQGATHAIPATIPNGDNPLCPSYTEISKLKWGWNTCTHQDGSEIHFLVWHRIYIQHFESIVRTLSGKADFALPYWDYTNPANRTLPAALRDSASSLYAEARLPSLNEGRNISAEMDKALDTTTLFQNRVFAAFNSQIDAAPHGAMHVYIGGQTDHLTMWNPIYRTQTSGLMALVPSAGFDPVFWLHHANIDYLWQKWENSSNGVRPTLDELQAVPWPYQFYNGDGKRHEYTIPEAYKAAFNPNYVYDQLRGGIAALDSQKHTRLLQLNQQRNDSKRVLWSEKPGQLVKGGKLELALPQATKARASVLSAQAASAPLVLQLTVSFTKEPEDTYEVYTVDAGGTQKLAGLLTFFGAGHHAGFDSGSGHSHAHEGQKTFLLDVSDELEPKGDYRILIKKQREPVDEITVKEVSLLSY